From a single Hallerella porci genomic region:
- a CDS encoding metallophosphoesterase produces MIFFGIILVVFALLFWNIRQIIPGKCGSLIAGVLLAMTFLCFLFRENFFACVGQTFLFVWLCQALLLYLLFDFFLLGKFLLFRIQKKKTENAKIKIWGSRILFGLSLLIAAIFLGIGIPHNSDYKIRELTIPTNGENFSAIYFSDLHLNPLFQRSKFEKLIAQADSIQPDFILFGGDLADISDSSMTNAGYDSLFRKLVSKSKILTLAVTGNHEAYMERSGADPEGWLRKVGAVVLNDETICTPVACFTGRVDFQVAKIREIPRKNLKELLPSDLSLPWILMDHQPKGIEKDYMGRLPNLALSGHTHRGQFFPGTVIINLVWRHAYGFSLLDGVPWLVTSGLDSWGLPVRIFSDTEFWVIHFISKN; encoded by the coding sequence ATGATTTTTTTTGGAATAATTCTCGTTGTTTTTGCGCTTCTTTTTTGGAATATTCGCCAGATAATTCCTGGAAAGTGTGGAAGTTTAATTGCAGGCGTTTTGCTTGCGATGACTTTTCTTTGTTTTCTTTTTCGAGAAAATTTTTTTGCTTGTGTAGGTCAAACTTTTCTTTTCGTTTGGCTTTGTCAAGCGCTTTTGCTTTATCTTTTATTTGATTTCTTTTTACTCGGAAAATTTTTGCTTTTTCGAATTCAAAAAAAGAAAACGGAAAATGCGAAAATTAAAATTTGGGGAAGTCGCATTCTTTTCGGGCTCAGTTTGCTCATCGCAGCGATTTTCTTGGGAATTGGAATTCCGCATAATTCGGATTATAAAATAAGAGAATTGACGATTCCTACAAACGGAGAAAATTTTTCTGCGATTTATTTTAGCGATTTGCATTTGAATCCTCTTTTTCAGCGGAGTAAATTTGAAAAATTGATTGCTCAAGCGGATTCTATTCAGCCGGATTTTATTCTCTTTGGTGGTGATCTTGCTGATATTTCTGATTCTTCGATGACAAATGCGGGTTATGATTCGCTTTTCCGAAAATTGGTTTCAAAATCAAAAATTTTAACATTGGCAGTTACGGGAAATCATGAAGCTTATATGGAAAGATCGGGCGCAGATCCAGAAGGTTGGTTGCGGAAAGTGGGCGCTGTTGTTTTGAATGATGAAACAATTTGTACGCCGGTTGCATGTTTTACGGGACGAGTTGATTTTCAAGTAGCCAAGATACGAGAAATTCCGCGTAAAAATTTGAAGGAATTACTTCCGAGTGATTTGAGTTTACCGTGGATTTTGATGGATCATCAGCCGAAAGGAATTGAAAAAGATTATATGGGAAGGCTTCCCAATTTAGCGCTTTCGGGTCATACTCATCGCGGGCAATTTTTCCCAGGAACAGTAATTATCAACTTGGTTTGGCGACATGCTTATGGATTTAGTTTATTAGACGGAGTTCCGTGGCTTGTGACTTCGGGTTTAGATTCTTGGGGACTGCCAGTGCGAATTTTTAGCGATACGGAATTTTGGGTAATTCATTTTATTTCTAAAAATTGA
- a CDS encoding glucokinase, with protein sequence MELKWCNPEAEFERLVLAIDVGGTNTNIGLVACKEGKFTLVMKADYASGQISGLEAPIVEVLHIAAEKRPDLKPSHCCISAAGPVAENRCVMTNLTWRVDGDELTAKLGFPVMVVNDFVAISYGIPTLNVNDAEQIYKMPHLDGSTPESKPATKVVIGPGTGMGISFLVFDGNKYIPASSEGGHISFAPFDADSQAFRDYMQKRLGQVPGVEPLCAGQGLAHLYEWWRDTRGVPDNEAFKKIESTVWSDRPKYISRASDTDPVAAEMMRLWVKMLARYASDVCAMFLPFGGFYLAGGAMQKDLRWLINDNLFMKFFEQNYNPNILPLLKKMPIYVIKDYSISLYGAANASINLQK encoded by the coding sequence ATGGAATTAAAATGGTGCAATCCCGAAGCTGAATTTGAACGTTTAGTTCTTGCAATTGATGTCGGCGGAACCAATACAAACATTGGACTTGTCGCCTGTAAAGAAGGCAAATTTACCTTGGTGATGAAAGCCGATTACGCTTCCGGTCAAATTTCGGGTTTGGAAGCTCCGATTGTTGAAGTTTTACATATCGCAGCCGAAAAGCGTCCCGATTTAAAACCAAGCCATTGCTGCATTAGCGCTGCAGGTCCTGTTGCCGAAAACCGCTGCGTGATGACAAATCTGACTTGGCGCGTAGACGGCGATGAACTCACCGCAAAACTCGGTTTCCCCGTGATGGTCGTCAACGATTTCGTCGCAATCAGCTACGGCATTCCGACGTTAAACGTCAACGATGCAGAACAGATTTACAAAATGCCGCACTTAGACGGTTCAACTCCCGAATCCAAGCCGGCGACGAAAGTAGTCATCGGACCGGGCACAGGCATGGGAATTTCGTTCCTCGTTTTCGACGGAAACAAATACATTCCAGCAAGTTCCGAAGGCGGGCACATTTCTTTTGCGCCGTTTGACGCCGATTCTCAAGCTTTCCGCGATTATATGCAAAAGCGTCTCGGCCAAGTTCCCGGCGTAGAACCTCTCTGCGCAGGTCAAGGCTTAGCTCATCTTTATGAATGGTGGCGCGACACGCGCGGAGTCCCCGATAACGAAGCGTTCAAAAAAATTGAATCTACCGTTTGGAGCGACCGCCCGAAATACATTAGCCGCGCAAGCGATACCGATCCTGTCGCCGCTGAAATGATGCGCCTTTGGGTAAAAATGCTCGCCCGTTACGCAAGCGATGTCTGCGCCATGTTCTTGCCTTTTGGCGGATTCTATCTCGCGGGCGGAGCTATGCAAAAAGATTTGCGTTGGCTCATCAACGATAATCTCTTCATGAAATTCTTCGAACAGAATTATAACCCGAATATTCTCCCTCTCTTAAAGAAGATGCCGATTTACGTCATCAAAGATTACAGCATCAGTCTTTACGGCGCCGCAAACGCTAGCATCAATTTGCAAAAGTAA
- a CDS encoding Rpn family recombination-promoting nuclease/putative transposase, with product MNRYQYLAMLEAFKKDKNSLVTYQKLYKYAYILSDSVFKIIFAKEKDRERLISLLNAMLQLDGPDMIKSLTLEMQEYPGIFDKKTCILDIVGTTSAGEKVLVEIQQKGEDLFRDRVEYYISRVIENQVHKSERYELPKIYFLGILDFEMFPKEPTEYLHHVHEMCHGRKFFPKIQKVFVEVSKFFDLDRRGLLNDDKSNAADWLRAFKGIINEEPLPEHILKNPIFKNLLDELILTNFGSELFNAEVKNMTDLKYEHECGFLEGKKEGVFEGRKQGLQEGRKEGLQEGKEEGLREGHKKGISDSLLQLAKEMLADHIPLETISKYSKLSVDEIKKLQ from the coding sequence ATGAACCGTTATCAATATCTGGCGATGCTTGAAGCATTTAAAAAAGACAAAAATTCTCTCGTAACCTATCAAAAGCTATATAAATACGCATATATTTTGAGCGATAGCGTTTTTAAAATCATTTTTGCAAAAGAAAAAGATAGGGAACGTTTGATTTCTCTTTTAAATGCGATGCTTCAATTAGATGGACCCGACATGATTAAATCCCTTACCCTTGAAATGCAAGAATATCCAGGAATTTTTGATAAAAAAACCTGCATCTTGGATATCGTAGGAACAACTTCTGCCGGCGAAAAAGTTTTAGTTGAAATTCAGCAAAAAGGTGAAGATTTGTTCCGCGACCGCGTCGAATACTACATTTCTCGCGTCATTGAAAATCAAGTTCACAAAAGTGAACGCTATGAATTGCCAAAAATTTATTTTCTCGGCATTTTAGATTTTGAAATGTTCCCAAAAGAACCAACAGAATATTTGCACCATGTTCATGAAATGTGCCATGGGCGCAAATTTTTTCCAAAAATTCAAAAAGTTTTTGTCGAAGTCAGCAAATTTTTTGATTTAGATCGTCGCGGACTTTTGAATGATGACAAATCCAATGCTGCCGACTGGCTGCGCGCATTCAAAGGAATCATTAACGAAGAACCTTTGCCCGAGCATATTTTGAAAAACCCTATTTTTAAAAACTTGCTCGACGAATTGATTTTGACTAATTTTGGAAGTGAACTGTTCAACGCCGAGGTAAAAAATATGACCGATTTGAAATACGAGCATGAATGCGGATTTTTAGAAGGCAAAAAAGAAGGTGTATTCGAAGGCAGAAAACAAGGATTGCAAGAAGGAAGAAAAGAAGGCTTACAGGAAGGAAAAGAAGAAGGTTTGCGAGAAGGACACAAGAAAGGTATTTCTGACAGTCTTCTTCAACTGGCAAAAGAAATGCTTGCCGATCATATTCCATTAGAAACAATTTCTAAATACTCAAAACTTTCTGTAGACGAAATCAAAAAATTGCAGTAA
- a CDS encoding amino acid ABC transporter ATP-binding protein, whose product MNDNKKEVLIRVENLSKSYGEKEILKGISLDIYKGDVIAIIGPSGCGKSTFLRQLNLLEMPTSGNIFLDGKNILGKEFSKPEIRERVGMVFQQFNLFKNMTALKNIMFAPMKVRKISKQEAEKNAKDLLERIGLLDRADHYPAQLSGGQQQRVAIARSMAMNPEVILFDEPTSALDPEMVNEVLKIMKDLAKSGMTMIVVTHELNFAREVANRVLFFADGIIKEDGTPEEIFDNPKDQRLKDFLAAIKK is encoded by the coding sequence ATGAACGATAATAAAAAAGAAGTTTTAATTCGCGTTGAAAACCTCTCAAAGTCTTATGGCGAAAAAGAAATTTTAAAAGGAATTTCTTTAGACATTTACAAAGGCGATGTAATTGCAATCATCGGTCCTTCGGGCTGCGGAAAATCCACATTTTTGCGCCAGTTGAATTTGCTTGAAATGCCAACGAGCGGAAATATTTTCCTAGACGGAAAAAACATTTTAGGAAAAGAATTTTCAAAGCCCGAAATTCGTGAAAGAGTAGGAATGGTTTTTCAACAATTCAATTTGTTCAAAAACATGACCGCTCTCAAAAACATCATGTTTGCGCCGATGAAAGTCCGCAAAATTTCTAAGCAAGAAGCCGAAAAAAATGCAAAGGATTTACTTGAACGCATCGGGCTTTTAGATCGAGCCGATCATTATCCTGCGCAACTTTCGGGCGGACAACAGCAACGCGTTGCGATCGCACGTTCTATGGCGATGAATCCAGAAGTGATTTTATTTGACGAACCCACTTCGGCGCTCGATCCCGAAATGGTAAATGAAGTCTTAAAAATTATGAAGGATTTAGCAAAATCGGGTATGACGATGATTGTTGTGACTCACGAATTAAATTTTGCGCGTGAAGTTGCAAATCGTGTTCTTTTCTTTGCCGATGGAATCATCAAAGAAGACGGAACTCCCGAAGAAATTTTTGATAATCCTAAAGATCAAAGACTCAAAGACTTTTTAGCAGCGATTAAAAAGTAG
- a CDS encoding tetratricopeptide repeat protein: MGFFFYGQKIRKHFLEDEKVELHNQLVLETQECLDAKQWKCAEKNVRELLQENPQDENLQLHLAGILFEQERYRECQKYIQTLHFKHSDLDFLMEKSAQLMREMENLEIENSGHFRLEFEGNPSREDVMEALSVLEVAYDSLGGLFHFYPEDKLTIVLYKSTEYQGIDPRPNWVGAVFDGKLRIPVGMMQVRTVYRPVLFHELTHAFVRAMTRAAVPLWMNEGIAQIIDGSQTDKNRPAGNPPTLSELTESFLKQENRQKAEILYWYSEKMVQEMLKNSANPFLDFRDCLKDLKNFGLDQSLKKYFKTSAEELFETI, from the coding sequence ATGGGATTTTTTTTCTACGGACAAAAAATTCGTAAACATTTTTTAGAAGATGAAAAAGTAGAATTACATAATCAACTCGTTTTAGAAACGCAAGAATGTTTAGATGCGAAGCAATGGAAATGTGCAGAGAAAAATGTCCGCGAATTGCTTCAAGAAAATCCGCAAGATGAAAATTTACAGTTGCATTTAGCGGGAATTTTATTTGAGCAAGAACGTTATCGGGAATGCCAAAAGTACATTCAAACTTTGCATTTTAAACATTCCGATTTGGATTTTTTAATGGAAAAATCGGCGCAACTGATGCGAGAAATGGAAAATTTGGAAATTGAAAATTCGGGACATTTTCGATTGGAATTTGAAGGAAATCCTTCGCGCGAAGATGTGATGGAAGCGCTTTCGGTTTTAGAAGTGGCTTATGATTCTCTTGGCGGACTTTTTCATTTTTATCCTGAAGATAAATTGACGATTGTGCTTTATAAAAGTACGGAATATCAAGGAATTGATCCGCGCCCGAATTGGGTCGGTGCCGTATTTGATGGAAAATTGAGAATTCCCGTTGGAATGATGCAAGTGCGAACTGTTTATCGTCCTGTTTTATTTCATGAATTGACTCACGCATTTGTTCGAGCGATGACGCGGGCTGCAGTTCCGCTATGGATGAATGAAGGAATTGCGCAAATCATTGATGGTTCGCAGACAGATAAAAATCGTCCCGCAGGAAATCCTCCGACTCTTTCAGAACTTACAGAATCTTTTTTGAAACAAGAAAATCGACAAAAAGCAGAAATACTTTATTGGTATTCGGAAAAAATGGTGCAAGAAATGTTGAAAAATTCAGCAAATCCGTTTCTTGATTTTCGCGATTGTTTAAAAGATTTAAAAAATTTCGGATTGGATCAATCTTTGAAAAAATATTTTAAAACTTCAGCGGAAGAACTTTTTGAGACAATTTAA
- a CDS encoding ABC transporter substrate-binding protein/permease — protein MHKFFIFTVAIFAFLFSACESKSDVIPNRVFCINDLSHKKVGVQIGNTADIYATEYGGDTAKIDVERYTKLADAVQALLQGKIDAVLSDDQPAKAFVRLNPSLRILDEVFVSETYAGVVAKENLALLDSINVAMQKMRDEGIYDSVYNTFINQTSNYHYQKKVTTGKPLVMATNAQFPPYEYYEGQEIVGLEIEMIKYITDYLNRPYEIQDIEFDAVINAVMSGKADVGFSGFTVTEDRKKSINFTEPYTESKIVVIVRGDKSLKNSESFTEHLHKNFVKDSRWKFIANGLVNTLIISFFAALVGIFIGFIIAQIRTTHEFNGSCKILNKIATAYIAVVRGTPMMVQLLIIYYIVFASVNIDKILVAVVAFGLNSGAYVSEIIRSGIKGVDPGQIEAGRSLGLKFKTILLNVVYPQAFKNSLPALTNEFISLIKETSICGYIGLTDLTRGGDIIRSMTYEAMLPLLVVAAIYFVIVAGLSTCVSKLEKRLKKNER, from the coding sequence ATGCACAAGTTTTTCATTTTTACTGTTGCTATTTTCGCATTCCTTTTCTCGGCTTGCGAAAGTAAAAGCGATGTTATCCCGAACCGCGTTTTTTGCATCAACGATTTAAGCCATAAAAAAGTCGGCGTGCAAATCGGAAACACGGCTGATATTTATGCGACGGAATACGGTGGCGATACCGCAAAAATCGATGTAGAACGCTACACGAAATTAGCCGATGCCGTCCAAGCGTTACTTCAAGGAAAAATCGATGCCGTTTTAAGCGATGACCAACCGGCAAAAGCATTTGTCCGCTTGAATCCTTCGCTTCGCATTTTAGACGAAGTCTTCGTCTCCGAAACTTATGCGGGCGTTGTCGCAAAAGAAAATTTAGCGCTTCTCGATTCTATCAACGTCGCCATGCAAAAAATGCGCGACGAAGGCATTTACGATTCTGTTTATAATACATTCATCAATCAAACAAGCAATTATCATTATCAAAAAAAGGTCACCACCGGAAAGCCTCTGGTGATGGCGACAAATGCTCAATTTCCTCCCTATGAATATTACGAAGGTCAAGAAATCGTAGGCCTTGAAATTGAAATGATTAAATACATTACGGACTATCTCAATCGTCCGTATGAAATTCAAGACATTGAATTTGACGCCGTCATTAACGCTGTGATGTCGGGAAAAGCAGACGTCGGATTTTCGGGATTTACTGTCACCGAAGATCGCAAAAAATCAATTAACTTCACAGAACCTTATACCGAATCAAAAATTGTCGTCATCGTGCGCGGCGATAAATCCTTAAAAAATAGCGAAAGCTTTACCGAACATTTGCACAAAAATTTTGTAAAAGATTCCCGCTGGAAATTTATCGCAAACGGTCTCGTCAACACTTTAATCATTTCGTTCTTCGCGGCTCTCGTTGGCATTTTCATCGGTTTTATTATCGCACAAATTCGAACAACTCACGAATTTAATGGCAGCTGCAAAATCTTAAATAAAATTGCAACCGCTTACATTGCCGTTGTTCGCGGAACGCCGATGATGGTGCAATTGTTGATCATTTATTACATCGTTTTTGCTTCGGTAAATATCGATAAAATTTTAGTCGCCGTCGTTGCCTTCGGATTAAATTCGGGCGCATATGTTTCTGAAATTATTCGAAGTGGCATCAAAGGAGTTGACCCCGGACAAATTGAAGCAGGCCGAAGCCTTGGCTTAAAATTCAAAACGATTTTATTAAACGTTGTTTATCCGCAAGCGTTCAAAAATTCTCTGCCCGCTTTAACGAATGAATTTATTTCGCTCATCAAGGAAACTTCGATTTGCGGATACATTGGATTAACCGATTTAACGCGCGGCGGCGACATTATCCGCAGCATGACTTACGAAGCAATGCTTCCGCTTTTAGTCGTTGCAGCCATTTACTTTGTAATTGTTGCAGGTCTTTCTACTTGCGTTTCCAAACTTGAAAAGAGGTTAAAGAAAAATGAACGATAA
- a CDS encoding TIGR03905 family TSCPD domain-containing protein — protein MQKKEFIPHGVCAQKISFDYENGKIYNLKFVGGCNGNLKAIGKLCEGHEMKEIAEILKGNTCNGKSTSCADQLSKAIFEVL, from the coding sequence ATGCAGAAAAAAGAATTTATTCCTCATGGCGTTTGCGCGCAGAAAATTTCATTTGATTATGAAAATGGAAAAATTTACAATTTGAAATTTGTCGGTGGATGTAACGGCAATTTAAAAGCCATCGGAAAACTTTGCGAAGGACATGAGATGAAAGAAATTGCAGAAATTTTGAAAGGAAATACCTGCAATGGAAAATCGACTTCGTGCGCAGATCAATTATCTAAAGCGATTTTTGAAGTTTTGTAA
- a CDS encoding lysophospholipid acyltransferase family protein: MTFRACFLQKILFFFLNLIRWKKQVLFTNLEYIYPQINLSQKKIFYKKLLKNLTQDAADFITKSCIYSAKNSKFIIDSKSLPVLEKMKKGGLMLTAHFENYEAIGPWLVRLNIPLVASYARLHPKFLDKLVYKHFRTIDSQSYSLFINNSKDILQNLKAGKLFCLLADQDYRKSHFICGNFLKKTVHCNPIPQFILSHLSQTPVYLCWLNSQNNHKILFAKEIYPKNGEELFQFFHQWLELQIEKSPEKWYGWVHRRYLSTMNSPSN, encoded by the coding sequence ATGACTTTTCGCGCTTGTTTTCTGCAAAAAATTTTATTCTTCTTTTTGAATCTCATCCGTTGGAAAAAGCAAGTGCTCTTTACCAATTTGGAATACATTTATCCTCAGATAAATCTTTCCCAAAAGAAAATTTTTTACAAAAAGCTTTTGAAAAATCTCACGCAAGATGCTGCGGATTTTATCACAAAAAGTTGTATCTATTCCGCAAAGAATTCAAAATTTATAATTGATTCCAAAAGTCTTCCTGTCCTTGAAAAAATGAAAAAAGGCGGACTTATGCTCACCGCTCATTTCGAAAATTATGAAGCGATTGGACCTTGGCTCGTACGATTAAACATTCCACTTGTGGCAAGTTATGCCCGTTTACATCCTAAATTTTTAGACAAACTCGTTTATAAACATTTCAGAACCATAGATAGTCAAAGTTATTCACTTTTTATCAACAATTCGAAAGATATTCTTCAAAATTTAAAAGCAGGAAAACTTTTCTGTCTCCTTGCCGATCAAGATTATCGAAAATCTCATTTTATTTGCGGAAATTTTCTCAAAAAAACTGTTCATTGTAATCCAATTCCTCAATTTATTCTATCGCATTTATCCCAAACTCCGGTCTATCTCTGCTGGCTGAATTCACAAAATAACCACAAAATTTTATTTGCAAAAGAAATTTATCCCAAAAATGGGGAAGAGTTATTTCAATTTTTCCATCAATGGTTAGAACTTCAAATTGAAAAATCTCCCGAAAAATGGTATGGTTGGGTGCATCGTCGCTATTTATCCACGATGAATTCACCCTCTAATTAA
- a CDS encoding arylamine N-acetyltransferase family protein gives MMQQEVLNLCESISHVTYENLTKIIRYSQAKSADGARRLDDCYENDLDAWMGGGTCFSLTWHLYRKLLEMGYSPKLLMGDKRIEKNIHCALLLPVDGEDFLLDPGYLIFDPLKIPAAIPFQIAQVFYPLKPNVVRLDLENGVLGLFTGSLKGPLKLRFTFDIRGVSPQEFQRHWSESFDREMMTYPVLNKLDREKGIQYYYQKGNLLIRDENGSRMKKIAPENQVEKIHEIFGMDKETVERALGSLRSQGNL, from the coding sequence ATGATGCAGCAAGAAGTGTTAAATCTCTGCGAAAGTATTTCGCATGTGACTTATGAAAATTTAACGAAGATAATTCGTTATTCTCAAGCGAAAAGCGCTGACGGGGCGCGGCGATTAGACGATTGTTATGAGAACGATTTAGATGCGTGGATGGGCGGCGGAACTTGTTTTAGTTTGACGTGGCATTTGTACCGAAAACTTTTGGAAATGGGATATTCACCGAAGCTTTTGATGGGCGATAAACGCATTGAAAAAAATATTCATTGTGCGTTGCTTCTCCCCGTTGACGGCGAAGATTTTTTGCTGGATCCAGGCTATTTAATTTTTGATCCGCTGAAAATTCCTGCAGCGATTCCATTTCAAATTGCGCAAGTGTTTTATCCGTTAAAACCGAATGTTGTGCGCTTGGATTTGGAAAATGGAGTGCTTGGACTTTTCACGGGTTCGTTAAAAGGGCCTTTGAAATTGCGTTTTACATTTGATATTCGCGGTGTTTCTCCGCAAGAATTTCAAAGGCATTGGAGCGAATCTTTTGATCGAGAAATGATGACGTATCCTGTTCTCAATAAACTTGATCGCGAGAAAGGAATTCAATATTATTATCAAAAAGGAAATTTGCTTATCCGCGATGAAAACGGTTCGCGAATGAAAAAAATTGCACCCGAAAATCAAGTGGAAAAAATTCACGAAATTTTTGGGATGGATAAGGAAACGGTGGAACGAGCACTCGGCAGTTTGCGTTCGCAGGGAAATCTTTAA
- a CDS encoding PCMD domain-containing protein: MTILFFAVFLSLSAQTFAENPIRKIHIRGQVGKAKIDTLQKTIFVTVNYYGKNGIYPLSHAFVETFSVKDSLTENLRDTIDLRNWTKFNIGESEWKIKGGYQLPGSSFGAWHSEKVPGFITLGKVKCDEMVGKSPEHHIWDNGNPAFSASGSKKWPTKKILLADSSYAAELTTRKVVGVIASGNLFTGRIVRNMSLSQLLGFTDKDGKALIRWGVPFEARPKAIRVKFKYDGLGDSCTVMATLENRKDKVRRFVGVAWYSATNDHDTSKEGVISISKPDKNGLRTLETKFIYGRAHTNADSLPENAVQGNADEPITHVNVVFASSRKGDYFKGQENATLIVKDFEFVY; encoded by the coding sequence TTGACAATTCTTTTTTTCGCCGTTTTCCTTTCGCTTTCGGCGCAAACTTTTGCCGAAAATCCGATTCGAAAAATTCACATTCGCGGACAAGTCGGCAAAGCAAAAATCGATACGTTACAAAAAACGATTTTCGTAACCGTCAATTATTACGGGAAAAATGGAATTTATCCGCTGTCACACGCTTTCGTCGAAACTTTTTCCGTCAAAGATTCGTTAACAGAAAATCTCCGCGATACAATCGATTTGCGCAATTGGACAAAATTCAACATCGGCGAATCCGAATGGAAAATCAAAGGCGGTTATCAACTTCCCGGAAGTTCTTTCGGAGCTTGGCACAGCGAAAAAGTTCCCGGATTCATCACTCTCGGAAAAGTCAAATGCGATGAAATGGTGGGGAAGTCGCCCGAGCATCATATTTGGGATAATGGAAATCCTGCGTTCTCCGCTTCGGGAAGCAAGAAATGGCCCACAAAAAAAATTCTTCTCGCCGATAGCAGTTACGCAGCCGAGCTCACCACACGCAAAGTCGTCGGCGTCATTGCCAGCGGGAATCTTTTCACCGGAAGAATTGTTCGCAATATGAGTTTATCGCAACTTTTAGGTTTTACCGATAAAGATGGAAAAGCGCTCATCCGTTGGGGAGTTCCCTTCGAAGCGCGCCCGAAAGCGATTCGCGTCAAATTCAAATACGATGGTCTCGGCGATTCTTGCACCGTCATGGCAACTCTCGAAAATCGCAAAGATAAAGTACGGCGATTTGTCGGCGTCGCTTGGTACAGCGCAACAAACGATCACGATACGAGTAAAGAAGGAGTCATCTCGATTTCAAAGCCGGATAAAAATGGCCTTCGTACTCTTGAAACAAAATTCATCTACGGACGCGCTCACACCAATGCGGATTCGCTTCCCGAAAATGCGGTTCAAGGAAATGCCGACGAACCGATTACGCATGTAAATGTCGTCTTTGCGAGCAGCCGCAAAGGAGATTATTTCAAAGGGCAAGAAAACGCAACTCTCATCGTCAAAGACTTTGAATTTGTCTATTAA
- a CDS encoding GNAT family N-acetyltransferase: MRKIWNDVVEEGNSFPQETGLQSDDEALKFFEGQTYTGVAEENGKVLELYILHPNNIGRCSSIANASYAVSRETRGKGIGKQLILDCLAQGTAHGFHVLQFNAVVKSNAGAIHLYEKLGFERLGEIPKCFRKNDGTYENLILFFHKL; the protein is encoded by the coding sequence ATGCGCAAAATTTGGAATGATGTCGTTGAAGAAGGAAATTCTTTTCCCCAAGAAACAGGTTTGCAAAGTGATGATGAAGCTTTGAAATTTTTTGAAGGTCAAACTTATACAGGCGTAGCCGAAGAAAATGGCAAAGTTTTAGAACTTTATATTTTGCATCCGAATAACATTGGACGTTGTTCTAGCATTGCCAACGCAAGTTATGCTGTTTCACGTGAAACACGAGGCAAAGGAATTGGAAAACAACTCATTCTCGATTGCCTAGCTCAAGGAACAGCGCATGGATTTCATGTTCTGCAATTTAATGCAGTTGTCAAATCAAATGCCGGTGCAATTCATCTTTACGAAAAATTGGGCTTTGAACGCCTCGGTGAAATTCCGAAATGTTTTAGAAAAAACGATGGTACCTACGAAAATTTGATTTTATTTTTCCATAAACTTTAA